A single genomic interval of Daucus carota subsp. sativus chromosome 1, DH1 v3.0, whole genome shotgun sequence harbors:
- the LOC108204951 gene encoding galactan beta-1,4-galactosyltransferase GALS3, with product MGTNITDEKEKKMFIGVIWSCAAEVKILCTALLFLCSLLTIFQFFPSPLSFVSVSDLRKCVSAIPTSPPPPQPIQLDHDLQNGVIKRSFDPRGAAAYNFILMSAYRGGASTFAINGLSSKPLHVFGNPSYKCEYVPHNVTHANESIIVDGNKILPDWGYGRVYTTVVVNCTFPIPVGESGGKLVLRASTNGGGDTEDTHTDIMTVLDEGSRSVNFSIFNEPPKYDYLYCGSSLYGNLSPQRVREWIAYHVRMFGEKSHFVIHDAGGVHPEVMEVLRPWMDRGFVTLQDIRDEERFDGYYHNQFLVVNDCLHRYRFMAKWMFFFDVDEFIYVPKDSNLKSVVDSLSEYTQFTIEQRTMSNKLCLTEDEGKEYRKWGFEKLMYRDIKRGIRRDRKYAIQPRNVFATGVHLSQNFAGKTTHKTEGRITYYHYHGTISERNEPCRQLVNETNLKLDTTPYVMDTSMRDAAVAVKRFELKMIGSALQNTRQ from the exons ATGGGGACCAACATTAcagatgaaaaagaaaaaaagatgtTCATCGGAGTGATCTGGAGCTGTGCAGCAGAAGTAAAAATCCTCTGCACAGCTCTCCTCTTCCTCTGCTCTCTCCTCACAATCTTCCAGTTCTTCCCCTCCCCTCTCTCCTTCGTCTCCGTTTCCGATCTCCGCAAATGCGTCTCCGCCATCCCCACCTCCCCGCCACCACCACAACCAATCCAACTAGACCATGATCTTCAAAACGGCGTTATAAAAAGATCTTTTGATCCACGTGGAGCCGCGGCCTATAATTTCATACTCATGTCAGCTTACAGAGGAGGCGCTTCCACTTTTGCTATAAATGGATTATCTTCGAAACCTCTGCATGTTTTTGGAAACCCTAGTTATAAATGCGAGTATGTTCCGCATAATGTGACTCATGCAAACGAGTCGATTATTGTGGATGGGAACAAAATTTTACCTGATTGGGGCTACGGTCGTGTTTACACGACCGTAGTCGTTAATTGTACTTTCCCGATCCCTGTCGGGGAAAGTGGCGGGAAATTAGTCCTCCGTGCCTCCACGAACGGTGGAGGTGACACGGAGGATACCCATACCGACATCATGACGGTGTTAGATGAAGGTTCGAGGAGTgtgaatttttcgatttttaatGAGCCACCgaaatatgattatttatattgCGGGTCATCTTTATACGGGAATTTAAGTCCTCAGAGAGTTCGTGAATGGATTGCTTATCATGTGAGGATGTTCGGTGAGAAATCACATTTTGTGATCCATGATGCCGGTGGGGTCCACCCCGAAGTTATGGAGGTTTTGAGGCCGTGGATGGACCGAGGGTTCGTGACACTACAAGATATTCGAGATGAAGAGAGATTCGATGGTTATTATCATAATCAGTTTCTTGTGGTGAATGATTGTTTGCATAGGTACAGGTTCATGGCTAAGTGGATGTTTTTCTTTGATGTTGATGAGTTTATTTATGTCCCGAAAGATAGTAATCTGAAATCGGTTGTCGATTCGCTTTCGGAGTATACTCAGTTCACGATTGAGCAGAGGACAATGTCTAACAAGCTCTGTCTCACCGAAGATGAAGGCAAAGAATACAG GAAATGGGGATTCGAGAAGCTAATGTACCGCGATATAAAAAGAGGAATCAGGAGGGACAGGAAATACGCGATCCAGCCGCGAAACGTATTCGCGACCGGAGTCCATCTGAGCCAGAATTTCGCAGGCAAAACAACCCACAAGACCGAGGGGCGCATAACATACTACCACTATCACGGAACCATCTCAGAAAGAAACGAGCCATGCCGGCAGCTAGTGAACGAAACAAATCTCAAGCTCGATACGACACCATATGTAATGGACACCTCAATGCGAGACGCAGCTGTAGCTGTCAAGAGATTCGAGCTCAAAATGATTGGCTCTGCTTTACAAAATACGCGGCAATGA
- the LOC108202094 gene encoding uncharacterized protein LOC108202094, with protein MPATATMIGALLGLSTQIYSNALRKLPLMRHPWEHVLGMGLGVVAINQLVKWEVKLDQDLDKLLEKSKAANERRYFDEDED; from the exons ATGCCGGCGACTGCAACGATGATCGGAGCTCTCCTGGGTTTAAGCACCCAGATTTACTCTAATGCCCTCCGCAAGCTCCCCTTGATGCGCC ATCCGTGGGAGCATGTGTTGGGGATGGGTCTGGGAGTGGTGGCGATTAATCAGCTTGTCAAGTGGGAGGTCAAGCTTGATCAAGATCTCGATAAGTTGCTGGAAAAGTCTAAGGCTGCAAATGAACGCCGTTATTTTG